The genomic region ttaggaattgaacttgcatcattctatctttcaattacaacaaaggaatagaaatcctaataggtagcccgtggctctctcttccacaaaaagaagtagccaattgtgtgatacctctaggctctttcatattccacaagtgtgtggttgaaagtgagattagggcatgtttgcttagtgtcactttttcccctacacagttgtTCCTACTCCTAATCAACCTCATCAACCAACACTGGCTAAGGACTTGGTgagtgattgcaaagcaagagaagcacttttgagcgcattatcaaatcaacaaatcatgggattatcagaatgatctactactaaagctatttgggataaaccagagacactgaatgaaggagataccactgtcaaaattgcaaaattggaatgttatcgggtcaggtatgaaaacttaaaaatggaagaagatgaaataatttctacttttatggaaagacttaatgagattgtttttggaatacaatgttgtggaggatccttaagtgaagattaaattgtatctaaagttttaagagaatttccatcggcatataaaatgaaagtgactactattaatgaattgagaaccatGCCCAATActttagtttctagagatactttggttggtaaACTTTAAGCTTTTGAACTTGaataatttggtcttgttgctactgtaaagactgatttatcttttaaagcatcatcatcatctgacaaaactgattggaaagcactctatgcaaaagaacttgaagatatgagaagagagaatgaagaacttgaagaactggAAGCTCTATTTGCTAGGAAGATGCCTAGAGGTCCATtagggagtaagtatgaaggtaaagcagctttcaaatattttaattgcaataaagttggtcatatagcttctagaTGTCCAGACCAACATGctagactaagggaggaagcaaaaagatcatataagcctaaccctgattatcagagattcagatttaagaaaaatagagataaatcatgttactatgcagatgaaggtgttactcaatgatttagatgaagatctaGATAGCGGATGGGctttttttgcaataaaagaagatccacTGGCACCTATTATCAAACCACTAGAGCAGGCACTAGcagaaaaaaatgaagagaaagatgaatggataatagattcaggatgctcacatcatatgactggagacaaaagaAAATTATCATCTTTTCAAGAGATTAATGGAGGtcaagtaaggtttggagatgataaagcttgtttaatcaaaggaaaatgtactatatccttggatggtaagcataatactaacaatgtttactatgtagaaggtttaaagcataatcttttgagtgttggtcagttagttgaaaaagcatttcagttacaattcaagaatgggaaatgcaaaatcacaaacaaaactagattggagattgcaaccagtaatcagagtaaaggtgatatctttcatttgaattctggagataagacatgtttgattgcacacattgatgaaagttggttatggcataagagactttgtcatgtaaattttgattgcattataaaaatcaattcaactaaggtagtaagggatttacctaagattgtgaaacctcataatcgaatatgtaaggaatgtcaaatgggaaagcaagttagaacaacatttaagagaattactgagaaatccaataatattcttgatttaatccatactaatttatgtggtccagcaagaacaagaagtctacaaggagacagatattttatgttaatcattgatgattattctagaatgtgttgggttacttttctcagggagaaatcaaaagcttttggaagattcaagatatccaaagcaatggtagagaatgaaaccagtaggagaatcaaatgtttgagatcagatcaaggaggagaatttacatctagagaatttaatgcaatctgtgaagtgaatggaatcaaaagacaactatcatcaccccaaacacctcagcagaatggagttgtggaaaggaagaacataattattCTAGATGTAGCAAAAAActatgttaatggaagcaaatctacctcacatgtactagagagaagcaatgaatacaacaaTTTAtgctttcaacaaagttcacatcaaaagtgaaaccagtaagaccccttatgagctatggtttggtcatgttcctactcttaaatattttagaatatttggaagtaaatgttacattaggagagatgaatatgttggcaaatttgatcctagaggtgatgaaggaatatttcttggttattcatctaagagcaaggcatatagatgttataataaaaggttacaaaatatcattgagagtactaatgtgaagatagataacactttagaggagattctagATCTGTAGAACCGGTAGttaaaatgatcataaatgaaccaacacAGATCCCATGGGTACAAAGTGAAgacccagtcacactggcatcatcaaaaaactcaactatgactaaagaacaacaaaatgtaagtggaaatcagaacaaacccaggtatgtaagattgaatcattcagagaatcagataattggaaacaagaatcatggtgttatgactagaggaagactggcaaatgaagaggtatgtttaatttgtcaagttgaaccagcatctgttattgaagcatgtcaggatgtacattggataaaagcaaaagaagatgaattagaacaaattgaaaagaataatacttggacattggttccccaacctaaagacaaaaatgtaattggaactaaatgggtatataggaataaacttaatgaagatggtgaagtaatcagaaacaaagaaagattagtttgtaaaggttattcacaaaaagaaggaattgattataatgaaacctttgcaccgatagctagaattgaggcaattagactatttcttgcatttgcaacccataaggactataaggtttatcaaatggatgttaaatgtgcatttttgaatgaagatcttgaggaagaagtttacattgaacaacttgatggattttctttgatagataacaaagatatggtttgtaggttaaggaaagctttatatggtttgaagcaagctccaagagcttggtatgctagattggataaatatcttttgaagcttggttacacaaaaggtaatgctgatagcaatctatattacaaggttaccaatgatgacattttggttattaaagtatttgtagatgatatcattttttgaggtgaagaaGGTTTATgcaaggactttgctaacaagatgtaggaagaatttgaaatgtctatgattggagagataaaattatttttaggtttgcatatttcacagacAGATAAATGGATATTCAttagtcaaacaaaatacttgaaggaacttttgaagaaatttggtatggaaaattccaaactggtaagcactcctatgactacaactgataaaatgactttgaaggatgaatcaactccaattaatctgacaaggtacaaatctatgaatggaggattactatatttaactcaaacaaggcctgatataatgaatgcaatatgtattgtatcTAAATTTCaaggcaatcctaaagaaaatcatgaattagtagttaaaaggattttccaatacttacaaggcacaacaaatcttggttcatggtatcctaaggatgacaattttgatttatgtgcatacactgatgcaaattgggcggGTGATGTAGATGACATGAAGAGAACTACCgtaggagcattctttcttggtatcaAACTGATTTcttggataagcaaaaaatagacTTGTACCTCATTATCCACTGTAGAATTAGAATATGtggtagcaacaactaattgtactcaggtattatggatcaaacaaatgttgaaggatataaaggtaaaatgcaaagaaccagtaataatttattgtgataattcagcaacaattgacatatcaaagaatatggtatttcattctaagactaagcatgtttctattaagtataattttctaaaagagaatgtggaagcaaatgaagtaaaattcgtttatgtgaatactaaagagaaaattgcagatatttttacaaagcctttgcctaaggaaacatttgaatatctcagagagcatcttggggtaatttccccattgacagagacttagatgatggagattggcatcaaaccgacatgaactaacaaaaaatattttttcagctttgatggaggagagctacttctcagggggagtagctggcTGAGTGATATGCTTCTTGAAGcttaatttctttggcatttgaagtcaaagggggagagatatctatgaaaaaaattGTACTTTGAGATGTATCTTTGGTTTCTTGGTTTCTTAGTTTCTcttacagaactttgtattgagTTACTCttcggagattgttggtttattttggcattctatttttggcacttagatgtttttctatctagtgtttccatcaatgccaaagggggagattattggtattatggatgacttggtaatgtgttgcattggttttttcattgatgtcaacacttgtcttcttggagatgTACATTATTGTTTTGGCATTCTGGTATTTTGGTATTCTGTTCACCGACAGGTTGTGCATTCACTGACATATAGGTTATGTACTCagcggcaggttatattgttcattggcagCGATGATGACTTGTTACCATCTAGAgctcatttggttatgttgaagatagtggttggaagcttggatttggtgttttgattattggtctaatcaggttgacagttttgcctttaccgacagataggtctaggttatggaccagtacacgTTTCATGTCTAGATCAACATTGCATGTTATGGAAATTGTTTATTGACTAATTGTATTATGCCAACATGTTGTatcttatttgtaattaattttcattgtaatatctgtagtgagctgacctactcatttggtcttatgttttgtataaatgtaagatcatttTGATGATCAAGTATGTACATGGATATGTAAATGGTATGagcgaatattgaagagcaaatataagcagatccttgtgcgaatcaagaagacatcatttgaaggttgaagggaaGGTTTTGaagatgttcagagcttaaaccgatattgaatcaggcattgtagatgctattttatatagtatattataattggatttaaccatccaattgtaagtcggcgagacttcccatttttgattgagcagtgagctctaggcagttggcctttctacatgtgcagaccccatttgtatacacatactatctgtagtagtatcatctgattgtgcgtaaagtttcccaccatggtttttccctcatcgggtttccacgtcaaaaatctttgtgttatgtgttgtggatgttgtttctctttctgtttctcaCATTAAGTTATACTAGTATCACTAATTCTGCTTATCTATTTtatcgacacttaagtttggtttacctgcATTAAGTTTATATTGTAATATCTATCATTTGGATTGCAAATTTTATATAACTagttcacaattgattcacccccccctctcagttgtccttttggTTCCTAACAGAAATGGTGGCTTCATGGTTCCCTAGTGTTTGATGTATAACTTACAACTATCTACTATTAAATGTTCCTTGTTTCCATATGGACATCCAATATCTAAACAAGGATTGAAATATTTGTGTACCCCATCATCTACTATTCATCCCACCTATCATGGTTTGTGCTTCAATGTTCACCAAttatttttcaaatgtttaaacCCTTGTGGTTGGCCTAGTTGGTGGTTGGTTGTCTCCTTAACATGGTTTGTCCCTAATGTCTCTCATGAGTTGATAGACTATTGTAGGATATGGATTGGATTTGTGCATACTATAATGAATGATTTTAATTCTTATTTGATCAACTAGTGATCTTGAGGAAATTTCTAGTATTACTGGGTAGTCTCTtttaccattaaacaattgggtGGTTCACATTCACGATGTCAACTCTCAAGGTGATTATTGGGTTGATCTTGAGTAATCTTGTACGCTCTTCTAATAAAAAAAGTTTTATTCCTATTGGCcacaaaatgacaatttaaattcTCTATCTTAATCTAAATATTATATATTGATAAGAGCAGATGCAAAAAGGGTTGGTAGGTTGACAAATTGGTTGACCAACATGTGATTGTAGAATAAAGAGAAAAAGGAAGGTGAAAAGCTTGCCTTGTCTCTTGTATCATACAAAGAAATATTAAATGTATTGTACCAATGTGACATTGCATTTTTAATCAGCAAACGAGAGAATATAACATGCAACCTTCAATCATCtaaatgtgtaaagttagccttgTGTCTTTATATTGTACTATCCAATATCCATATATTTGTCTAGTTTTCAACGTATGTGTCCAATTTTCATTGTGCCTATGCCACATTACCTTGACAATCACCAGACACAATTATAAAGGGCAACCTCATCATGTGGATGCTTCCATGAATGTATATATACTTTTTATAGTCTGACAAGTTCTCTTAATCACAATTTTTTTGACTAAAGTATTGCATTTGATTAATTTGTCTTTGAAGAGATTTTAAAACACCTTTAAATATTCTCACAAAGTATCCTCTCAAAATAATGCAAGTATGCAATTATGTCGATTAATATGTAAGATATGTTATTGTGATTAACCTGCAATGTCATTTGTTCGCCATCTTAGCATGTAGATTGAAAGTTAGATCCGTGGACATAATGTTTTACTCGAGTAATGTCCATTGTTGGTAAAAAACTAATATAACTTTATTGCCCTTCCTAGATGAAGGTACCTATATATGATCAGTCCACCACGCCACATTTTATAGAAAACAACAAACATCTACCTTAATCATCTATTTAAAGTTAGTTGACCACCATATCCCTTTAATTTCAGAGTCCCACTAGCATAAAGAATATATCATAAACCTCGAAAAGGCCATTCACAATTAAATCTACAATATTGTTACTGCCGTATATATGTATGAACTAACATAACGTATTGCAAAGCTTGAGGGGTTAAGAAAGAATGGTCTCTACATGCCTATGGTGTTATACCCTTGATCCAAGGTAAACCAGTACATTAGTACTTCGTGATAAATTTATTGGAGTTCTATATGTTGTGAGATATGGTTTGCTTCTTTTCATTTTGTCATTGTGTGTTTTTAGTCTTTTTATAAAAACCCCTTGGTTTCGCAGAGCCTAAACGAATCAGATCCATCCTTATTTGTCAGTCCTTTTCAAGCCACAATCTAATCATAAACCTTGCTTTCGACAACACATTCTGACCTTTGGTGTCACTACAAGCCTCCAAGATTTGTGTGGATGTCTATACACCATCAAGCACCAACCAAttaaaaaccaaaatcatgaaatttccAGTCCATAATGATTTGTTTGTATTGCCAAAAATAAAATCTACACAGAATATGAACAAATCAAATCGAAATCAACAATTATCTTCCCCTCCAAGACCACAGCAAGATTGCATAAAACATATTCAATGGTCAAATAACCAAATCCGAATTCCTTGATTAACCGCATTTGAAAGATATTTCTATCCTCCCCTCCAAGACCACGACAACAATAAAATCTACACGATCAAATCCAGAAGAATACAAACAAATCAATTGAAAATCAACAATTATCTTCCCTTCCAAGACCATGACAAGACTGCATAAAATATATTCGATGGTCAAACACACAAATCTGAAATCCTCAATTAACCGCAATTGAAAGATATTTCTATCCTACACTCGGGGAGCCAACTGCCCAAGAACATATAAATCCAGTGTGAGGCTAAAATAAGATCTGAAATCAACATTAAACTGAAttttaaatgatttcagatctgaaATCCTGTCAAACTGCCATTCAGCACCTAGGAATTCAATACCTTCGGCAAACTTTATTTCATTTTGACACCCAGATGCTAAAAAGTATCAAACTAGTTTAGAGCGTTTAGAATCTACAAAAGCACTGAAAGCATTAAAACAAAATAGAACTCAGCACCTCCAAAATCTGAGAGTTGAAAGGAAATGACACTTGTAGCTCAgaaacaaattgattccaaaaCAACTAACCTAATTGACACATCAGTACATGCCATGGTCAGCCAAACAATGTTGCACTCAACCAGTTCACCGTAAATCCAGCTATCCACTGGAAAACTATTCTAAAAGATAATAACAAAATTGGGATGTGAAGCCGAAAATGTAATCCAATTCAAAACGCTCTCAGATTCAATAAAGCTTTACAACAGTTAGAAGATAGAAACTAGGAAGTCTGCTGCAAAGGACTTTCGATAAAAACCATTCGtaaaattaaataatcatttatccCATGAAATACAAATCAAAAGGAACGAAAACCCTCTCAAGACCGTGACAACTGGCAGACTGTCACACTACAAACATTTTAGGAAGTCAAGGCGAACATCTGAGAATCTGCTAGCCAATCTTGTAAGAATCTAGCACAAGTCAACATAGCATATACGTTACGAGAACCTGACAACACATGACAATCAACCTGGTGAAAAAGTTATGAATCCTTCCCAAACAGAAAGGATCATTATCGAAACTCAAAGATCCTAATTTATCAAAAATTGTAAGTCTGAACTCATAAACATTTTTTCTTGTGCAcaaattattactaatattattaatGCCAATTTTAAGATTTCTCTTAAAAATAAGCAGAAAAATAAATACTCATGGGGCCACCAGCTTCACATATATTTCCTAAAAAAATTGAACAAGCACTACTAacaaaaataagctaagcagccgcaTGGGAACATGCCTTAACATGCACTAAAAATGTAATTACCAAAAGAAAACACAAATCAGTAATTTCTAACTAGAACAAAACAGAGAACTACACTCAACCAGGTTTTTCAATAGTTATAATTACTATATTTTTGCCAAGGAAAGCAAAATTTCTTAAAGCATTTTTCAATAGTTATAATTACTATATTTTTGCCAAGGAAAGCAAAATTTCTTAAAGCATTATTGTGTACAAAATCCTCTTTCTAAATCGAATTGCTTGTAGTGTCCAATATAGTACAGTCCATGTTTTGCGGTTACTTCCAAGTTTCCAACTACTTGTGCTTAGATAGATTCCTAGAACATACCAAAAACAATTCTACCATTACTAAACCTGCCTTTTTACCCTCGAACAAGAATGTGACAGTAAATGCTTTACATATGCCAAAATTAACCATTTTGATATGCATACCCATTACTGGAACTTTACATCAATGCAATCAATAGGGTTAGCCTTCAATGGCTTGGGATTAGAAAAAAATTCCCTTTTCTTGACCATTCCCACTACTTGATGCATTGTTCTCTAGGCAAATTAATCAGTACTTGAGCAATGCTTATATTTCCAATAACACAATTTACACAATTTGCAGAACACAGCATAAACATTTAGAGAAGTAAATATCTTCTCAAGCCTTGGCAATAGACTGTAAGATAAACCATCCAAGGAATCTTCTACTCTTCTGGGTTAGAATTGGAGCTTGCAACATATGATACAACAACAGTAATATCATCCAGTTTTCCACCATAATGTGTAATACCTGCATCTTGGGCAGCAGTAGAAAAGGGAGTTTGTCTGTGTTTATCTTGTGCTCGCTGCCTTGCCAGTGCAGCAATTTTTTGAGCAGTAACCTGTGGCCCTAGACCAGCTCTTACAGCATGAACTACCACAGCAGTTACTTCACTATTGTATAGATTATCAAAGAGCCCATCTGTACCAGCTATAATTACATCCCCTGGAGTAACTTGAAGGGTGAACATCTGTATATCTGAAAAAGATTAAAATATCAAAATAAGAAATCAAATTCATTCAAATGTTAGGAATAGAATATAACTAAAAAAATAATTAAGGACATTGCTTCACCTGTGCAGAGCTTGGGAGGTCACTACCTCCACTTTCAAGTTGATATGGGTAATTGAACTCATGTTGCTGGACAGGAGATCTGAAGATTGTACATCCATCCCTCACTACTAAAAATCCACTATCCCCCAAATTGACAGCATGAAGACCCTAGAAAATCCATGACATTTGTGTCAGGTTAACTACATTCATAAAGAAGATGAACGGAAGCTAATTCATTTGATGAAGTTATTTGGAGAAAAAATTGCAAACATCAACACCTACTGCAGTGATCAGAAGATAATAAGGGAAAGAAGCATATTTCCATAAATTGAAGTTACCTGATCAGAAAGGGCTAACATACAAGCTGTTGATGATCCCTTGGATTTTGTACTTACATAAGCTTTCTCCAATACCCTTGACAAATCAATAGAACCTCGAGGTTCCTCTTGAATTGCAGCCACAGAATGAGCCATTAGTTCACAGGCATAGATAGCTGAATCAACACCCATCTTAGTCTGTCCTCCCACACCATCAGCGACACCAATAGCCTGTTCAGCTGTACATATAAAGTGAGCATCTTGACCACCTATTTTCTCCTTTGGGAGGTAACATGCACCTGATTGCAGTTTCAATACTCTGTCACCAAGAAGATCCCTACAGACCAAAAAAGTAATGTAAACGAGATTTGATAATATGCCAAGAAACTTACAGATCAAAAAGTATCAAATATAGGGAAAGAGCTTTAAACTGTTTAGTAAAATAACTAACTCTACCAATTGACACCAgtgaaagaagaaaaggaaacatACTCACATTAATACATCAAGGAAAAAAAATATACAGATAGTTTTACATGTTTAAACAAAACAAATTTACATAACTGACAGCCACAAATACTCAATTCAAGATTCAATTATAAAGAATACAGAGAAAACCCTTATAAATAGCATTTGGTTGGATCTTCAATTTTCAGAACGTCAAACAAAATTTTAACCGAGAATCATCATGTCCATTGCAATTAATCAGAGGAATCCATATGAAATTATAAAAATACTAAGTTGCTGAATCGTGGGATTTGTCGGACGATTTCGGGTACGAAACGTACAGGAATCGAATTCTGAAATGAATCTCCTTTGGGTACATCCAAGGTCTGTGTTTATAGAAGCTGAAATGTTTAGTGATTCTAGTTTGATCTGTGTTAATAGAAGCTGAAATGTAAATTAGAATGTTATgtctcaaaatttgaaatttgtaatggtttttgtTTAACATATGTATTGCTATATAACATTTTAAACTTTATTCTATTTTTTAACTATATGTATATGTACTTATAACCAGGGCATAACAGATATAGACAAGTTCTAGCAACGACATGTACTACAGCTAGAACCACAGGTATAGGTAGAACCACTACTAACCATAACTACAGATAGATCCATAACGATATGTAGAACCACAACTACGACATTGCACTAAAATTACAGACATTTTGATCTCCGTGGTAATGTCATCGAGGCGGTTACAAAATTTTGTCGACGCTAGAAGAAATTTTGCCGATGCCCGAATTAATGTTATCCACGCCCTTTGAAATGTTGCCGATGCCTGTTGAAATGCCCCCAAGGCTCTTAACAATGCTTCCGAGAATTGTGTAAAGGAGCTCGAGGCCCAATGAAATGGTCCTGAATTTCCTTTCGATGAGAACAATGGCGATGAGGAGAACAATGGCTATGGCCGCCACCACAACAATCATCACAATATTGATTCCAGACTTAGAGTCGTCATTATAATAATAGTAATTGTATGGATCAGAACCATAGAGAaaaggaggtggtggtggtggtagtaaAAAAGGTTGAGGAGGTGCAAATTGttcattacaacaatttacaacAATGGCGGGCTCAGAAGGAGGAGGAGGGAaaagaggaggaggaagaggaagagaagtagGATTGCTCTGTTGTCCATTACAACCATGATGGTCTGCAACACTCAAAGTGGCTAACACCACTAACAACACAATTCCATGATTCATCCTTACTAATTACAAAGAGGGTCTTTTTAAATTCTTCTGCTTTTGCAGGTTTTCTCATATAATGTGTGATGCGAAACTTATAGATAATCTCGTGTTTCTCTGCACGGATTGAGGAGTTGGTGGGCTCACAAGCCACATTGTTGATGAGCTCACAGATTGTTTTAGTATGATTAAGATGAAGAGACCTTGTCAGATTAGGTTTTGAAATGTTCAACATCATTATTGGGAGAATCATTTGTAGGTGATCTAGCGAGACTAAACATTACAATAATCAACGTCTTTATCAGAAAAATTGCAGGCAAATGAGAAAAATTTCCAAGTGAAGTATTTGGATGAATTGGCTTTCAACGCAGTCAAATATAGCCATTTAAATTTTGAGCACTCTCTCTTCTCAAATATGTCACC from Cryptomeria japonica chromosome 3, Sugi_1.0, whole genome shotgun sequence harbors:
- the LOC131066534 gene encoding probable protein phosphatase 2C 55, which gives rise to MNHGIVLLVVLATLSVADHHGCNGQQSNPTSLPLPPPLFPPPPSEPAIVVNCCNEQFAPPQPFLLPPPPPPFLYGSDPYNYYYYNDDSKSGINIVMIVVVAAIAIVLLIAIVLIERKFRTISLGLELLYTILGSIVKSLGGISTGIGNISKGVDNINSGIGKISSSVDKILDLLGDRVLKLQSGACYLPKEKIGGQDAHFICTAEQAIGVADGVGGQTKMGVDSAIYACELMAHSVAAIQEEPRGSIDLSRVLEKAYVSTKSKGSSTACMLALSDQGLHAVNLGDSGFLVVRDGCTIFRSPVQQHEFNYPYQLESGGSDLPSSAQMFTLQVTPGDVIIAGTDGLFDNLYNSEVTAVVVHAVRAGLGPQVTAQKIAALARQRAQDKHRQTPFSTAAQDAGITHYGGKLDDITVVVSYVASSNSNPEE